The proteins below come from a single Halomonas binhaiensis genomic window:
- the pabC gene encoding aminodeoxychorismate lyase — MVVASVPSLPFDDRGLAYGDGLFETVLVRDGNAVLWEQHLSRLMLGCEVLDIPAPSRDQLDATLSRLGDGLQVLKLIYTRGSGGRGYAPPAKASPRLYWQATPFSPQQARWKQGVRIRLCHMSLARQPRLAGIKHMARLENVLARSEWHDPDIAEGLVTDGHGRVVEATAMNLFWLSSSQPMPCTPSLEHCGVLGTLRQVMLDAGELMIDELGVDELAGCQALWVGNSVQGLWPVVRLDDTEGRILGEWPITATHRHLQRLAHDHLGYPAI, encoded by the coding sequence ATGGTTGTAGCATCAGTGCCGTCTCTACCTTTTGATGACCGAGGCCTGGCGTATGGCGATGGTCTGTTCGAGACGGTGCTGGTGCGTGATGGCAATGCGGTGTTATGGGAACAGCATCTGAGCCGTTTGATGCTCGGCTGTGAAGTGCTCGATATCCCTGCGCCTTCCCGCGATCAGCTTGATGCCACCCTGTCTCGGCTCGGCGATGGATTGCAGGTGCTCAAGCTGATCTATACCCGGGGCAGTGGCGGTAGAGGTTATGCACCGCCTGCGAAAGCGTCCCCTCGCCTGTACTGGCAGGCGACACCATTCTCTCCCCAGCAGGCGCGTTGGAAACAAGGCGTGCGGATAAGGCTGTGTCACATGAGCCTGGCCCGTCAGCCGAGGCTGGCTGGCATCAAACATATGGCCCGCCTTGAAAACGTGCTGGCACGCAGCGAGTGGCATGACCCTGATATTGCCGAGGGGCTGGTCACTGATGGTCATGGGCGGGTGGTGGAGGCCACGGCGATGAACCTGTTCTGGTTGTCGTCATCGCAGCCGATGCCTTGTACGCCGTCGCTGGAACACTGCGGTGTCCTTGGTACCTTGCGACAGGTCATGCTGGATGCCGGTGAGCTCATGATTGACGAGCTTGGTGTGGATGAACTGGCAGGTTGTCAGGCACTTTGGGTGGGTAATAGCGTCCAAGGTCTATGGCCGGTGGTACGACTGGATGACACTGAGGGCCGGATATTGGGTGAATGGCCAATCACTGCAACTCACCGGCATCTGCAGAGGCTGGCTCATGACCACCTTGGCTATCCAGCTATTTGA
- the mltG gene encoding endolytic transglycosylase MltG, with product MRTVLKALVVLVVLALFAAYTGYRFWQVKLEAPIAVAEQTIYEVRQGAGFNQVIAELESRGILSDSWALKLLARIEPQRVHSLKPGEYMLQPEMSGLDVLNKLNSGDVVTYKVTIPEGWSFKQMRAVLDDAEKLSHDAADMSDEDLMTELGYEGEHPEGRFFPDTYTYHKGVSDEQILRQASHRMDRLLDDAWAKRDEGLPYETPYEALIMASLIEKETGAPQERREIAGVFVRRLERGMRLQTDPTVIYGMGDRYDGNITRADLRKKTPYNTYVIEGLPPTPIALPGKASLEAAMHPAEGETLYFVAKGDGTGTHHFSRTLREHNEAVRRYILKR from the coding sequence ATGCGCACAGTGCTCAAGGCCCTGGTGGTGTTGGTCGTTCTAGCGTTATTCGCCGCTTATACTGGATATCGTTTTTGGCAGGTCAAGCTCGAAGCCCCTATTGCCGTTGCTGAACAGACTATTTATGAAGTCCGTCAGGGAGCTGGCTTCAACCAGGTGATAGCAGAACTCGAGTCCCGTGGAATTCTTTCCGACAGCTGGGCGTTAAAGCTGCTGGCCCGCATTGAGCCCCAGCGAGTTCACTCCCTGAAGCCGGGAGAGTACATGCTGCAGCCGGAAATGAGTGGGCTGGATGTGCTGAATAAGCTCAACAGCGGTGATGTCGTCACTTACAAAGTGACCATTCCCGAAGGCTGGAGCTTCAAGCAGATGCGCGCTGTGCTGGATGATGCGGAAAAGCTTTCCCACGACGCTGCCGACATGTCTGATGAAGACTTGATGACAGAGTTGGGATATGAAGGTGAGCACCCAGAAGGCCGCTTCTTCCCTGATACATATACCTACCACAAGGGTGTCAGCGACGAGCAGATTCTGCGTCAGGCCTCGCATCGCATGGACAGACTGCTTGACGATGCGTGGGCGAAGCGTGACGAGGGACTTCCCTACGAGACGCCCTACGAGGCCTTGATCATGGCCTCGCTGATCGAGAAGGAGACCGGTGCGCCCCAGGAGCGTCGCGAAATTGCCGGTGTGTTTGTACGTCGCCTTGAACGAGGCATGCGCCTGCAGACGGATCCTACGGTGATCTATGGCATGGGCGACCGTTATGACGGCAATATCACGCGTGCCGATCTGCGCAAGAAGACACCCTATAACACCTATGTCATCGAGGGGTTGCCTCCGACTCCCATCGCTTTGCCTGGCAAGGCTTCTCTGGAAGCTGCGATGCATCCTGCCGAGGGAGAGACACTGTATTTTGTTGCCAAAGGTGACGGGACTGGAACGCACCATTTTTCTCGCACGTTGCGCGAGCATAATGAGGCCGTGCGGCGCTATATTCTCAAGCGCTAG
- the tmk gene encoding dTMP kinase yields MHDNSRPEPSGRGRGRFITLEGGEGVGKSTNLSFVVNYLTQHGIEVVQTREPGGTPRAEAIREQLLAHDSEPLDDDAELLLVFAARAQHLARKIRPALARGAWVVCDRFTDATFAYQGGGRGIDKERIASLEHLVQRGLTPDLTLLLDMPLEAAEARLASRLESQGGSKDRFEQERRDFFERVRTSYLSRATAEPERIVVVDAQGDLASVQSRISEILKQRIEQWR; encoded by the coding sequence ATGCATGACAACTCACGGCCCGAGCCGTCAGGCCGGGGCCGAGGACGTTTCATTACCCTTGAAGGAGGGGAAGGAGTAGGAAAGTCCACCAATCTATCCTTCGTGGTCAATTATCTGACTCAGCATGGCATTGAGGTCGTCCAGACTCGTGAGCCGGGCGGTACACCACGTGCCGAGGCCATTCGCGAGCAGTTGCTTGCTCATGACAGTGAGCCGCTGGACGATGATGCCGAATTGCTGCTGGTCTTTGCTGCTCGGGCTCAACACCTTGCCCGGAAGATTCGTCCAGCCCTGGCGCGTGGCGCCTGGGTGGTGTGTGATCGCTTTACTGATGCCACCTTTGCCTATCAAGGGGGAGGGCGAGGCATAGATAAGGAGCGTATCGCCAGCCTGGAGCACTTAGTGCAACGTGGTTTGACCCCGGATCTAACCTTGTTGCTGGACATGCCGCTGGAAGCCGCTGAGGCGCGCCTGGCCTCGCGCCTGGAGTCTCAGGGCGGGAGCAAGGATCGTTTCGAACAGGAGCGGCGTGACTTCTTTGAACGTGTGAGAACCAGTTACTTGTCGCGAGCTACTGCCGAGCCCGAGCGTATTGTCGTGGTTGATGCCCAGGGTGACTTGGCCAGTGTGCAGTCGCGTATCAGTGAAATCCTCAAGCAGCGGATCGAGCAATGGCGCTGA
- a CDS encoding DNA polymerase III subunit delta', translating to MSRWHELVRLMDSGRLPHALLISGERGIGKQTLADALIARALCASPGEVACGQCHSCHMLKAGYHPDLLRVAPEEGKRMIRIDPIRQVNTFVSQTAQQGGYRVIEIKPAEAMNVAASNALLKSLEEPGVATLFVLLSDMPSQLLPTIRSRCQQWNLAVPAVDTCLPWLTERLGGEDEARFWLRAAAGQPLTALDMAEPQARALRQQLHETFDALVRGAEPVAEAARLDRQAIDSILWYGIDWLEDLIRFGLSGESQQLRNPDLMPLFRQAVKNARVRDWFRLLDYAREQRRLLSAGANPNPQLVLEAWLVRWAALLRS from the coding sequence ATGTCACGCTGGCATGAACTGGTGCGGCTGATGGATTCGGGGCGCTTGCCTCACGCGCTGTTGATTTCCGGTGAGCGGGGCATTGGTAAGCAGACATTGGCTGACGCGCTGATTGCCCGTGCATTGTGTGCCAGTCCTGGTGAAGTAGCCTGCGGTCAATGTCATAGTTGCCACATGCTGAAGGCGGGGTATCACCCGGATCTGTTGCGGGTAGCGCCGGAAGAAGGCAAGCGCATGATCCGTATCGATCCCATCCGGCAGGTCAATACTTTTGTCTCTCAGACCGCACAGCAGGGTGGCTATCGGGTCATTGAAATCAAGCCTGCCGAGGCCATGAACGTGGCGGCATCCAACGCTTTGCTGAAGAGCCTGGAGGAGCCGGGTGTCGCGACGCTGTTCGTGCTGCTGTCGGATATGCCTTCTCAATTGTTGCCGACCATCCGTTCGCGTTGTCAGCAGTGGAACCTGGCTGTGCCGGCTGTGGATACCTGCTTGCCATGGCTGACAGAGCGTCTGGGGGGAGAAGACGAAGCACGCTTCTGGCTGCGTGCCGCTGCAGGCCAACCTCTCACTGCTCTGGACATGGCTGAGCCCCAAGCCCGGGCATTGCGTCAGCAACTGCACGAAACCTTCGACGCGCTGGTGCGGGGAGCCGAGCCTGTGGCTGAAGCTGCTCGGCTCGATCGCCAGGCCATCGACAGCATTCTGTGGTATGGCATTGACTGGCTTGAAGACCTGATTCGTTTTGGTCTGTCTGGGGAGTCGCAGCAATTGCGTAATCCAGATCTGATGCCACTGTTCCGTCAGGCGGTCAAGAATGCTCGAGTGCGTGACTGGTTCCGCCTGCTTGATTATGCCCGTGAGCAGCGGCGCCTGTTGAGTGCTGGGGCAAACCCCAATCCGCAACTTGTCCTCGAAGCCTGGCTGGTACGCTGGGCAGCCCTCTTGAGATCATGA
- a CDS encoding TatD family hydrolase, which produces MNIENPSVEIPFVDSHCHLDRLSADTHGGDLSVALDAARARGVRQFLAVSVSLDGVPGLASIRDQHADVVISAGVHPLQELESEPGVEEIVACAREHEAVAIGECGLDYHYDSVPRDVQRERFICQLKASTELGLPVIVHTREAKEETLALIREHGDPAVGGVLHCFTEDLDMAREAVRLGFYISLAGIVTFRNAESLREVARRVPLDRMLIETDSPYLAPVPYRGKPNEPAWVVEVAECIARERNISVEEMALQTTANFHRLFRAAAPQVDDEVRQALMNAGFVG; this is translated from the coding sequence ATGAATATCGAGAATCCGAGTGTTGAAATCCCATTCGTCGATTCCCACTGCCATCTGGATCGACTGTCGGCCGACACTCATGGTGGCGACCTGTCTGTCGCTCTGGATGCGGCGCGTGCCCGTGGGGTCAGGCAATTTCTTGCCGTCAGTGTGAGCCTGGATGGTGTTCCGGGCCTGGCCAGCATTCGAGACCAGCATGCTGATGTGGTGATCTCTGCAGGCGTGCATCCTTTGCAGGAGCTCGAGAGTGAGCCTGGTGTCGAGGAAATCGTGGCTTGTGCCAGAGAGCATGAGGCTGTGGCCATTGGTGAATGTGGTCTCGATTATCATTACGACAGCGTGCCCCGTGATGTTCAGCGTGAGCGCTTCATTTGCCAGCTCAAGGCTTCAACGGAGCTGGGCTTGCCCGTCATTGTGCATACCCGGGAGGCCAAGGAAGAAACCCTGGCGCTGATTCGCGAGCATGGCGATCCCGCGGTAGGTGGCGTATTGCACTGCTTCACCGAAGATCTTGACATGGCGCGGGAGGCCGTGCGGCTGGGCTTTTACATCTCCTTGGCGGGTATCGTCACTTTCCGCAATGCGGAATCACTAAGGGAAGTGGCTCGCCGGGTTCCTCTGGATCGCATGCTGATCGAGACCGATAGCCCTTACCTGGCTCCTGTGCCATACCGTGGCAAGCCTAATGAGCCGGCATGGGTGGTCGAGGTGGCTGAGTGCATCGCCAGAGAGCGCAACATCAGTGTGGAAGAGATGGCGCTGCAGACGACGGCCAACTTCCATCGGTTGTTCCGTGCTGCGGCTCCTCAAGTCGATGACGAAGTGCGTCAGGCACTGATGAATGCAGGGTTTGTCGGCTAG
- a CDS encoding DUF1285 domain-containing protein, translated as MHLDRILSGVSPLADRPPVEHWNPRLSGDMDLVIQHDGRWVHEGTPMVRHELVQLFARILRREDDGDYYLVTPVEKWRIQVEDCAFIVVSAEFKRDAGEPGLDEPGLDEKNGAAQQRPAGTWWLTTNVGECIALGREHRLSLSRTPSGDSVPEVNLRLGLAARLGRNVFYQLVEQGQQQGDGFGIQSAGIWQPLGCLDEMASGEGNGSEGDA; from the coding sequence ATGCATCTTGATAGAATCCTTTCTGGTGTATCGCCTCTGGCCGATCGACCTCCAGTGGAACACTGGAATCCTCGGCTTTCAGGGGACATGGATCTGGTCATCCAGCATGATGGACGCTGGGTTCATGAAGGTACGCCCATGGTCCGCCATGAGCTGGTGCAATTGTTTGCTCGTATCCTGCGACGTGAAGACGATGGCGACTATTACCTGGTGACGCCGGTGGAGAAGTGGCGCATTCAGGTCGAGGATTGCGCCTTCATTGTCGTGTCTGCCGAGTTCAAGCGAGATGCTGGTGAGCCGGGTCTGGACGAGCCCGGTCTTGATGAGAAAAACGGCGCAGCACAGCAAAGGCCAGCTGGCACCTGGTGGTTGACCACCAATGTCGGCGAGTGCATCGCGCTTGGTCGTGAGCATCGCCTGAGTCTGTCCCGGACACCATCTGGCGACAGTGTGCCCGAGGTCAATCTGCGCCTGGGTCTGGCAGCTCGATTGGGGCGCAATGTGTTCTATCAACTGGTAGAACAGGGCCAGCAGCAAGGCGATGGTTTCGGAATACAGAGTGCGGGCATCTGGCAGCCGCTGGGATGCCTGGACGAAATGGCTTCTGGTGAAGGGAACGGCAGTGAGGGTGATGCATGA
- a CDS encoding ATP-dependent helicase, with amino-acid sequence MRLTAEQHAVVMHGSGHARVAAVAGAGKTTTLVARVLQLLEQGVSPRRIMVLMFNRSAREDFQRRLSLMAPAGAELPDVRTFHSLGHRLSQSLTRWGALEARQLLTADWQLERLLRQATIETLTGQEDDRDSALESDRLEELAHFCSLVKAEVEDPALLYERLALGEGTGHFVEAYHRVEALMADHRVMTYSDLLYRPLKALESDSGLCRRVQGFLDHVIIDEYQDINAVQQRLLAVLTGSEAGCAASVMAVGDANQCIYEWRGAHPDAMLDTFTRIFGKGRDYPLSTTFRYGHALALASNHAIAANRRQTSQLCVAVDNNPDTRVMLKRGNSAFLETLAEWQKEGRRLNEACLLVRSWTLSVPMQLALLREGIPFRMAREDRFVFRLPLVEALAGYLSLALEPAGLRDPAHLLLVFSQPTCFVPRETLAALTLHLAETQRWPASSDPLLSRLKPHQKRTLKKRWTLLCELPKLARLRPDALLQHVVDEVEAEKVLKRAAVRRDKGEEDIRLLDVLIEQAREVGDLAAFIEQLRRPVESSDDGVLISTVHGAKGLEWPLVVVGAVNEEDFPHYSRDNPLDAERLEQERRLYYVAITRAIEQLVIMHDLGEHRPSRFLAETAVTDAMNVARALAPPASSSLEALKVTRPQLVERYLAAIGRELTVEALPGQRTNGMQPPEVDFSVGERVRHGVFGEGEVSVVEGDPANPVIEVLFDHAGKRRLIARRAPIERLAL; translated from the coding sequence ATGAGGCTGACCGCTGAGCAGCATGCCGTCGTCATGCACGGGAGCGGCCATGCTCGGGTCGCCGCAGTGGCTGGGGCTGGCAAGACCACGACACTGGTGGCACGTGTGCTGCAACTGCTGGAGCAGGGTGTCTCCCCCCGTCGCATCATGGTGCTGATGTTCAACCGCAGTGCTCGCGAGGATTTTCAGCGGCGACTTTCTCTCATGGCTCCTGCTGGCGCCGAGCTTCCCGATGTGCGTACCTTTCACTCGCTAGGCCATCGGCTGAGTCAAAGCCTGACCCGCTGGGGGGCACTGGAAGCGCGTCAACTGCTGACCGCTGACTGGCAACTGGAGCGTCTATTACGCCAGGCAACCATCGAAACCCTGACAGGGCAGGAGGATGACCGGGATAGTGCCCTGGAGAGCGATAGACTGGAGGAGCTGGCCCATTTCTGTAGCCTGGTCAAAGCGGAAGTGGAAGACCCCGCGCTGCTCTACGAACGCCTGGCGCTGGGGGAGGGAACTGGCCATTTTGTTGAGGCCTACCACCGGGTTGAAGCCCTGATGGCCGACCACCGAGTGATGACCTATTCCGATCTGCTTTATCGGCCGCTCAAGGCGCTGGAGTCTGATAGCGGATTGTGCCGCCGGGTTCAGGGATTTCTTGACCACGTCATTATCGACGAATACCAGGATATCAACGCTGTCCAGCAACGCCTGCTGGCTGTGCTGACAGGCTCCGAGGCTGGTTGTGCCGCGTCTGTGATGGCAGTTGGCGATGCCAATCAGTGTATCTATGAATGGCGGGGTGCTCACCCTGATGCCATGCTCGATACCTTCACCCGGATTTTCGGGAAGGGGCGTGACTACCCGCTGTCGACGACGTTTCGCTATGGACACGCATTGGCCCTGGCTTCCAACCATGCCATCGCGGCCAATCGCCGCCAGACGAGCCAGCTATGCGTGGCAGTCGACAACAACCCCGATACCCGGGTGATGCTCAAGCGCGGCAATAGCGCTTTTCTCGAGACCTTGGCCGAGTGGCAAAAGGAAGGACGACGGCTGAATGAGGCTTGTTTGCTGGTGCGCAGCTGGACGCTGTCGGTACCTATGCAACTGGCGCTACTGCGTGAGGGCATACCTTTCCGCATGGCCAGGGAAGATCGTTTCGTATTCCGCCTTCCCCTTGTTGAAGCGCTGGCAGGATATCTGTCATTGGCATTGGAGCCGGCAGGATTGCGTGATCCTGCTCACTTGCTGCTGGTATTTTCCCAGCCGACCTGCTTCGTACCGCGAGAGACCCTGGCGGCATTGACATTGCACCTGGCAGAAACGCAGCGCTGGCCGGCATCCAGTGATCCACTGCTGAGTCGCCTCAAGCCCCATCAGAAACGCACGCTGAAGAAGCGTTGGACACTGCTTTGTGAGCTGCCAAAGTTGGCTCGTTTGCGCCCGGATGCCTTGCTCCAGCACGTGGTGGATGAAGTCGAGGCTGAAAAAGTGCTCAAGCGTGCGGCTGTGCGACGGGACAAGGGAGAAGAGGATATTCGCCTGTTAGATGTGCTGATCGAGCAGGCGAGGGAAGTGGGGGATCTGGCAGCGTTTATCGAACAGCTTCGGCGTCCGGTGGAAAGCAGTGATGATGGCGTGTTGATCAGCACAGTGCACGGTGCCAAGGGCCTGGAGTGGCCACTGGTGGTGGTCGGGGCAGTAAATGAAGAGGACTTTCCGCATTACAGTCGTGACAACCCTCTGGATGCAGAACGCCTGGAGCAGGAACGGCGTCTTTACTATGTCGCCATCACGCGGGCCATAGAGCAGTTGGTCATCATGCATGATCTTGGCGAACACCGTCCCAGTCGTTTCCTGGCGGAAACCGCGGTCACCGATGCGATGAACGTGGCCAGAGCTCTGGCGCCGCCGGCTTCCTCCTCACTCGAGGCATTGAAAGTCACTCGTCCCCAATTGGTGGAACGCTATCTGGCTGCCATTGGGCGTGAGCTTACTGTCGAGGCTTTGCCTGGGCAACGCACGAACGGCATGCAGCCTCCTGAGGTGGATTTCAGTGTTGGCGAACGGGTGCGTCATGGCGTATTCGGGGAGGGGGAAGTCAGCGTTGTTGAAGGAGATCCCGCCAATCCAGTGATCGAAGTGCTGTTCGACCATGCCGGCAAGCGGCGCCTGATTGCCCGACGCGCCCCCATCGAACGCTTGGCGCTGTAG
- a CDS encoding sulfurtransferase: MSFPLIQAAELHDALASDHPPLVLDCRFRLMDPGEGHALWRQGHIPGSHYLSLDEDLSARQGGGRHPLPSKMAFSATLRRLGLSPERPVVVLDDMGGQLAAARAWWMLAHWAGHPAVRLLDGGLAAWTASGGVLQSGDVPQPEPSAWQPLFNDAGLIALDDVAQSTALKVDARAGERFRGEVEPLDPRPGHIPGAVNRPCSENLVDGCFKEPAQLDRELPVADEVIAYCGSGVTACHNLLAYEVAGRPLPRLYVGSWSEWSSDPARPAELGEPGHS, encoded by the coding sequence ATGTCATTCCCGCTGATTCAAGCTGCCGAGCTGCATGATGCCTTGGCAAGTGATCACCCCCCACTGGTATTGGATTGCCGTTTCCGCTTGATGGATCCAGGAGAAGGGCATGCACTATGGCGTCAGGGCCATATCCCTGGCAGTCATTACCTGAGCCTGGATGAGGATCTTTCCGCAAGGCAAGGAGGTGGCCGCCATCCTTTGCCGAGCAAGATGGCCTTTTCCGCCACGTTGCGTCGCCTGGGGCTGAGCCCAGAGCGTCCTGTCGTGGTGCTTGATGACATGGGTGGCCAGCTGGCTGCGGCACGGGCATGGTGGATGCTGGCGCATTGGGCTGGGCATCCGGCGGTGCGCCTTCTCGATGGTGGCCTGGCAGCATGGACGGCCAGCGGAGGAGTGCTGCAAAGCGGGGATGTGCCCCAGCCAGAACCATCTGCCTGGCAACCTCTGTTCAATGATGCGGGCCTGATTGCCTTGGATGATGTAGCACAAAGTACCGCGCTCAAGGTGGACGCTCGTGCCGGTGAACGTTTCCGTGGCGAGGTGGAGCCTCTGGACCCCCGTCCGGGCCACATTCCCGGCGCCGTCAACCGCCCTTGTTCGGAGAACCTTGTGGATGGTTGCTTCAAGGAACCGGCCCAGTTGGACCGGGAGTTGCCTGTTGCCGATGAAGTGATCGCCTACTGCGGCTCAGGCGTCACAGCTTGCCATAATCTGCTCGCCTATGAGGTGGCGGGGCGTCCGCTTCCCCGCTTGTATGTCGGCTCATGGAGCGAGTGGAGCAGTGATCCTGCAAGACCTGCTGAACTGGGTGAACCAGGCCATTCTTGA
- a CDS encoding dicarboxylate/amino acid:cation symporter, with product MTHTRQILLALILGVAAGGAINLLVPQWVPLIDHHILAPAGQVFLRLLQFIVVPMVFCALVLSFTQVERDEHVTHYAGKLLVLYIITSAVALAIGMAVAAWLTPGLGLGDVGQASIEAKDPVPLSQWLVGLVPRNPFEALADANLLQIIIAAALVGIAARQLPEQSQSFIKTLESGYHITLKILSMVLKLAPIGVFALIASVVASQGLELLIKLGLYVFGLLLALGGMALFYLAILALAGARSGAYLRHFSESLSFALGTASSNAALPIALKNAEAYGAPHQLSAFALPFGTALKRDGAAVLQGFNALFVAQLFGVDVTLPLMITIFATGLLVSFSTAGVPGAGLVAMSTVLSAAGLPLEGVAVVAGVDRFTDGFRTALNVMGNTANAMLLARTQHEPERQAEKPEHP from the coding sequence GTGCCACAATGGGTGCCACTGATCGACCACCATATCCTCGCCCCTGCAGGCCAGGTATTCCTGCGCCTGCTGCAATTCATTGTGGTGCCGATGGTGTTTTGTGCTCTGGTACTGAGCTTCACTCAGGTAGAGCGCGATGAACATGTGACGCACTATGCAGGCAAGCTGCTGGTGCTGTATATCATCACTAGTGCGGTGGCACTCGCCATCGGCATGGCCGTGGCAGCATGGCTGACACCAGGCCTGGGTCTCGGCGATGTAGGGCAAGCCAGCATCGAGGCCAAGGACCCAGTACCACTGAGCCAATGGCTGGTCGGGCTGGTTCCCAGGAACCCCTTTGAGGCCTTGGCGGATGCCAACCTGCTGCAGATCATCATCGCTGCAGCGCTTGTGGGGATCGCTGCACGCCAGTTACCCGAACAGAGCCAGTCCTTCATCAAGACACTGGAGAGTGGCTACCACATCACGCTCAAGATATTGTCAATGGTGTTGAAGCTAGCGCCAATCGGTGTCTTTGCCTTGATCGCATCGGTGGTTGCCAGCCAAGGACTGGAGCTGCTGATCAAGCTCGGCCTCTATGTCTTTGGTCTGCTGCTGGCACTTGGTGGCATGGCCCTATTCTACCTGGCCATATTGGCATTGGCAGGCGCACGTTCCGGCGCTTATCTAAGGCACTTCAGCGAATCTCTCAGCTTTGCATTAGGCACGGCAAGCTCCAATGCTGCCCTGCCCATCGCGCTGAAAAATGCTGAAGCCTATGGTGCGCCTCATCAACTGAGCGCCTTCGCCCTACCGTTCGGTACCGCATTGAAGCGCGACGGCGCTGCCGTGCTACAGGGGTTCAATGCCCTGTTTGTCGCTCAACTGTTCGGCGTTGATGTCACTCTCCCACTGATGATCACCATCTTCGCCACAGGACTCCTGGTATCGTTCTCTACCGCAGGTGTTCCCGGTGCAGGCCTGGTGGCAATGAGCACGGTACTTTCCGCGGCAGGACTGCCATTGGAAGGTGTCGCAGTCGTGGCAGGCGTTGATCGTTTCACGGATGGTTTTCGTACTGCACTAAACGTGATGGGCAATACAGCCAATGCCATGCTGTTGGCCCGTACCCAGCATGAACCCGAACGACAGGCCGAAAAGCCGGAACATCCATGA